One window from the genome of Dolosigranulum savutiense encodes:
- a CDS encoding FAD-dependent oxidoreductase: MTIHVAIIGGGIVGASAAYYLSQVPDIELTLYDEGIGSGTQASAGIISPWLSRRRNKAWYRMVRDGAAFYPAFLSDVMDGDPIPDSVYKQVGTLLFKSKPEYLDEMLAIGQKRRENAPEIGDLKILSAEEVRELIPIYDKQSGSLWAEGGARVDGRALADLILSRCQANHMTLIPEKANLNIFQSAPNYQIQTKTTTKTFDKVVLANAAWLKYTLEPLGYNVDIRAQKGQLAELQLDQPTSNWPVVMPEGEGDFIPFEDKVIIGATHEDEQGFDLALEPEVLQPILNSVNQMFSEHLTASLITNYRIGTRAYTSDYAPFFGFVPGQGDSVVAASGLGSTGLTAGPLVGKILSELILGQSPSLPLDDYPIARYIQKK; this comes from the coding sequence TAGCGGTACACAAGCATCAGCCGGTATTATCAGTCCCTGGCTATCGCGTCGGCGCAATAAAGCGTGGTATCGTATGGTTCGAGACGGTGCTGCTTTTTATCCTGCATTTTTATCAGATGTCATGGATGGCGATCCCATACCAGACTCAGTTTATAAACAAGTCGGTACCTTACTATTCAAGTCAAAACCCGAATATTTAGATGAAATGTTAGCAATTGGACAAAAAAGACGCGAAAATGCCCCAGAAATCGGTGACCTGAAGATCTTATCTGCTGAAGAGGTTCGCGAGTTAATCCCGATTTATGATAAGCAATCAGGATCTCTCTGGGCTGAAGGAGGCGCCCGTGTGGATGGTCGAGCCTTGGCTGATTTAATCCTCTCCCGCTGTCAAGCTAACCATATGACACTTATTCCCGAAAAAGCAAACCTGAATATTTTCCAATCCGCCCCCAACTATCAAATTCAGACAAAGACAACCACTAAAACCTTCGATAAAGTCGTCTTGGCCAATGCTGCGTGGCTTAAATATACGCTAGAACCTTTGGGCTATAACGTCGATATCCGCGCGCAGAAGGGCCAGTTAGCCGAACTACAACTCGACCAGCCTACCAGCAACTGGCCGGTCGTCATGCCGGAAGGAGAAGGCGATTTTATTCCCTTTGAAGATAAAGTCATTATCGGAGCAACGCATGAAGATGAACAAGGATTTGATCTGGCGCTAGAGCCTGAGGTACTACAACCCATTCTCAATTCTGTCAATCAGATGTTTTCTGAACACCTTACTGCATCTCTTATTACCAATTATCGTATTGGCACACGTGCTTATACCTCTGATTATGCCCCTTTCTTCGGATTTGTACCGGGGCAAGGAGATTCCGTTGTGGCTGCAAGTGGTCTTGGTTCTACAGGTCTGACAGCTGGTCCACTTGTTGGCAAAATTTTGTCTGAATTAATATTAGGACAGTCCCCAAGTTTACCTTTGGACGATTACCCGATTGCTCGCTATATTCAGAAAAAATAA
- a CDS encoding alpha-glucoside-specific PTS transporter subunit IIBC: MMQKIQRFGGAMITPVLLFAFNGIMLALSMAFQNEDILGAIAAEGTFWRNFWGVIEQGGWVVFTQLEILFVIGLPIGLAKKAAARASLAAFTVYMIWNTFINAIMSTWDFGIDISDVEAIGVKTIGGVATLDTNLIGAILISAFVVWLHNRFYDTELPDWLGIFSGTSFVVILGFFSALPLAYLTAVIWPPIQGVIASLQDVMASSGTVGVGIYVFLEKILIPTGLHHFIYQPFEFGPAIVEGGLQRYWFENLPEIAAHTGTLRSIIPAGGFLFQNAAKLFYPVGIGAAFLATSKPEKRRTVMALIVPTALTAMLTGITEPFEFTFLFLAPQLFFVHALLSASLAMTIYSLGVAGHIGGGLIAHISGFVIPLINNHLDSILIYWGVGLVFVAIYFFIFRWAILKFDIKTPGREDDDQDVKMFSKQDYKDKKASSSATASSGSSSGGNAAEQKATGFLEAMGGPDNIADINNCTTRLRISVKDPDKLADDATFKSHGAHGVVRNGQAIQVIVGLDVPQVRDAFESKVSNE; the protein is encoded by the coding sequence ATGATGCAAAAAATTCAGCGCTTCGGAGGCGCAATGATTACCCCTGTTTTGCTCTTTGCATTTAACGGGATTATGTTGGCGTTATCGATGGCGTTTCAAAATGAAGATATATTAGGCGCAATCGCAGCAGAGGGAACCTTTTGGCGTAATTTCTGGGGTGTGATTGAACAAGGTGGTTGGGTTGTTTTCACTCAACTGGAGATTCTATTTGTTATTGGTTTGCCGATTGGTTTAGCTAAAAAAGCTGCAGCTCGAGCATCTTTAGCAGCATTTACGGTATATATGATATGGAATACGTTTATTAATGCGATTATGTCGACATGGGATTTTGGGATTGATATTTCGGATGTTGAAGCGATTGGTGTAAAAACAATTGGTGGTGTGGCAACCCTTGATACAAACTTAATCGGTGCAATTTTAATTTCTGCCTTTGTTGTGTGGCTCCACAACCGCTTCTATGATACAGAGTTGCCTGATTGGTTAGGTATTTTCTCTGGGACAAGTTTTGTTGTTATTTTAGGCTTTTTCTCAGCGCTACCCCTTGCCTATTTGACCGCTGTTATCTGGCCACCGATTCAAGGGGTGATCGCAAGTCTGCAAGATGTGATGGCAAGTAGTGGAACAGTCGGTGTCGGGATTTATGTCTTCTTAGAGAAAATTTTAATTCCAACGGGCTTGCACCACTTTATTTACCAACCGTTTGAATTTGGACCAGCAATTGTCGAAGGTGGTCTGCAGCGTTACTGGTTCGAAAACTTACCAGAAATTGCTGCTCATACCGGTACATTGCGTAGCATTATTCCAGCGGGTGGTTTCTTGTTCCAAAATGCAGCCAAATTATTCTATCCAGTCGGTATCGGGGCAGCTTTCTTAGCAACTTCGAAGCCTGAGAAACGCCGAACTGTAATGGCATTGATTGTTCCAACTGCCTTAACAGCGATGTTGACGGGAATTACAGAGCCATTTGAGTTTACGTTCTTATTCCTCGCACCACAATTATTCTTTGTCCACGCATTGTTATCTGCAAGCTTAGCGATGACGATTTACAGTCTAGGAGTTGCCGGTCATATCGGTGGTGGGTTAATTGCTCACATTAGTGGATTTGTGATTCCGCTCATCAATAACCACCTGGATTCTATCCTAATTTACTGGGGTGTCGGTCTTGTTTTCGTTGCGATTTACTTCTTTATCTTCCGATGGGCGATCTTGAAATTTGATATTAAAACGCCAGGACGTGAAGATGATGATCAAGATGTGAAAATGTTCAGCAAGCAAGATTATAAAGATAAGAAAGCATCCTCTAGTGCTACAGCCTCTTCAGGTTCTTCTAGTGGCGGTAATGCAGCTGAACAGAAAGCAACAGGTTTCTTAGAAGCAATGGGTGGACCAGACAATATTGCAGACATTAATAACTGTACCACTAGACTGCGCATTTCGGTCAAAGATCCAGATAAATTAGCAGATGATGCAACCTTTAAATCTCACGGTGCGCATGGAGTCGTCAGAAATGGTCAGGCTATTCAAGTCATTGTTGGCCTTGACGTGCCACAAGTGAGAGACGCCTTTGAAAGTAAAGTAAGTAATGAATAA
- a CDS encoding NUDIX domain-containing protein: protein MELVNLYNVERQRLAQTTDRHTPLAPGQFIVIVHALILNTKGDILIQKRASNKSLWANLWDISCSGAPIAGETSAEGIAREINEELGWSINFDNIRPVLTANFDRGFSDYYVYQLNTPLSISEICYNTREIQAVKWVSITEILALIEQHKFVPYKPSFLQAVLACAKDFTEIDPT from the coding sequence ATGGAACTTGTTAATCTGTATAATGTTGAACGTCAACGTCTAGCGCAAACAACTGATCGTCATACACCGCTTGCTCCAGGACAATTTATTGTTATTGTTCATGCTTTAATTCTTAATACGAAAGGAGACATCTTGATACAAAAACGAGCTAGTAACAAATCACTATGGGCGAACTTATGGGATATTTCTTGTAGTGGCGCTCCTATTGCAGGAGAAACAAGTGCTGAAGGAATAGCTCGTGAGATAAACGAAGAATTGGGATGGTCCATTAATTTTGACAACATTAGACCTGTTTTGACAGCTAATTTTGACCGTGGATTCTCTGATTACTATGTTTATCAACTAAATACACCGCTATCCATTTCTGAAATTTGTTATAATACGCGTGAAATACAAGCTGTCAAATGGGTTTCTATTACTGAAATTTTAGCGCTTATTGAACAACATAAATTTGTCCCGTATAAACCTTCTTTCCTCCAAGCTGTCTTAGCTTGTGCGAAAGATTTTACCGAAATAGACCCTACTTAA
- a CDS encoding DegV family protein translates to MKTAIITDSTATLSEELTSHPAVFQVYPSLEFEDGETFTDKPDSISPKEFYRKLTEVDTLPTTAQPSPAQFIDILDTIVAQEYDHVIFIHLSEKFSGTLETARMIARDYDGQLTTYFVDSKGVSLVMRNMIEQTLRLLDERSDIESIIDDLNWLAEQSTIYLVVEDLDNLVKGGRLGHASAFIGNLMQIKPLLKIGADGSVEMFEKIRTKRRVYKRFVHLIEEKMDTFDNKAQLYFAHGDAQEDIMEVINLLKEKHPQQAYTMDILTPIIGVHGGKGTIGMAVVPTIPS, encoded by the coding sequence ATGAAAACAGCTATTATTACTGATAGTACTGCTACATTATCTGAGGAACTGACCTCTCATCCTGCAGTCTTTCAAGTATATCCAAGCCTTGAATTCGAAGATGGGGAAACATTCACTGACAAACCTGACAGCATATCGCCAAAAGAATTTTACCGTAAATTGACTGAAGTGGATACGTTACCGACGACTGCACAACCGAGTCCCGCTCAATTTATCGATATTTTAGATACCATTGTTGCGCAAGAATATGATCACGTTATTTTTATCCATCTTTCAGAAAAATTTAGTGGCACCTTAGAAACTGCGCGTATGATTGCTCGAGACTACGATGGGCAGTTAACAACTTATTTTGTCGACTCTAAAGGCGTATCTCTCGTTATGCGCAATATGATTGAACAAACCCTCCGATTATTGGATGAAAGATCTGATATTGAAAGTATTATCGACGATTTAAATTGGTTAGCTGAACAGTCTACTATTTATTTAGTAGTAGAAGATTTGGACAACTTGGTTAAAGGTGGGCGGCTTGGTCATGCTTCAGCTTTTATCGGTAATTTAATGCAAATTAAACCTTTACTAAAAATTGGAGCTGATGGATCAGTTGAGATGTTCGAAAAAATTCGAACAAAACGTCGTGTGTATAAGCGATTTGTCCATCTAATTGAAGAAAAAATGGACACCTTTGACAACAAAGCCCAATTATATTTTGCACATGGTGATGCGCAAGAAGATATCATGGAGGTCATCAATTTACTAAAAGAAAAACATCCCCAACAAGCATACACTATGGACATTCTAACTCCCATTATTGGCGTTCATGGCGGCAAAGGTACAATTGGTATGGCTGTT
- a CDS encoding endonuclease/exonuclease/phosphatase family protein produces the protein MMNILTLNVHGWLEEASYEKLSHLAERIHQAQYDVVMLQEVNQLMDGPTVSHDLFCSPQRDEQAVPLKENNYALVLVKMLEELGSSYYFTWGANHIGYDKYDEGLAILAKQPLQAKSYIVSESSAYDDIATRTNLKATVQLDGQDWTVVTGHFSWWQADTGESLFKYEWKNALAHMEEADHSKLIVAGDFNNNSLVRGEGYDFIRETAPFLVDTYQVADVRRGFATAQGSIDGWAHQTSDKRIDYIFVSKTINVLSSRVIFDGEHEPVVSDHFGIEVVLDNK, from the coding sequence ATGATGAATATTTTAACCTTAAATGTACACGGTTGGTTAGAAGAGGCGTCGTATGAGAAGTTAAGTCATCTAGCTGAGCGTATTCATCAAGCACAATATGACGTTGTGATGTTACAGGAAGTGAATCAATTAATGGATGGGCCAACAGTAAGCCATGACTTATTTTGTTCACCGCAGCGAGATGAACAAGCAGTCCCACTGAAGGAGAATAATTATGCCTTAGTGCTCGTGAAGATGTTAGAGGAGCTAGGAAGTTCTTATTATTTCACGTGGGGAGCAAATCATATTGGCTATGATAAATATGATGAAGGATTGGCCATCTTAGCGAAACAGCCGCTCCAAGCAAAAAGTTATATTGTGTCGGAGAGTAGCGCATACGATGATATTGCAACGCGAACGAACTTAAAAGCAACTGTCCAATTAGATGGACAGGATTGGACAGTTGTGACAGGGCACTTTTCATGGTGGCAAGCTGATACAGGTGAGTCATTATTTAAGTATGAGTGGAAAAATGCGTTAGCTCATATGGAGGAGGCAGACCACTCAAAGTTGATTGTTGCTGGAGACTTCAATAATAACTCACTTGTTCGCGGTGAGGGCTATGATTTTATCCGTGAGACCGCTCCATTCTTAGTTGATACGTATCAAGTGGCTGACGTACGACGTGGCTTTGCCACAGCTCAGGGATCGATTGATGGGTGGGCTCATCAGACAAGCGATAAGCGAATTGATTATATTTTTGTGTCCAAGACGATCAATGTACTAAGTTCTCGTGTCATTTTTGATGGAGAGCACGAGCCGGTTGTCAGTGATCACTTTGGAATAGAAGTAGTTTTGGACAATAAATAG
- a CDS encoding ABC transporter ATP-binding protein — MTKQPILELKNINKKFGDKIVLDQVNFQINPGEIVGYIGPNGAGKSTTVKIILGLLSATAGDIYLFGQRLTAKDTSYKKRIGYVPENAKMYDQLSAKEYFIFIGALYGLSEDIIIERGQRLMSLLGIDEVAYNARLSTYSKGMRQKTLIVSSLLHDPDLLFWDEPLNGLDANSIQIIKEILRQLRDEGKTIIYSSHIMSTVEKLSDRILLLHEGKVVADGSFDSLRQVAAGNLEQVFNQLTGFNDHKQVADEFMAVLKEE; from the coding sequence ATGACAAAACAGCCCATTTTGGAATTGAAAAATATAAACAAAAAGTTTGGCGATAAGATAGTGCTTGATCAGGTTAACTTTCAGATCAATCCAGGAGAAATTGTTGGATATATTGGTCCTAATGGTGCCGGGAAGAGTACAACCGTAAAAATTATATTGGGATTACTATCTGCTACAGCCGGTGATATTTATCTCTTTGGGCAAAGGTTGACGGCTAAAGATACTTCATACAAAAAGCGGATTGGTTATGTACCAGAGAATGCAAAAATGTATGATCAACTATCTGCTAAGGAATACTTTATCTTTATTGGCGCACTTTATGGTTTATCTGAAGACATCATTATTGAGCGTGGCCAACGATTAATGAGTTTGTTAGGGATTGATGAAGTGGCGTACAATGCTAGATTGTCCACCTATTCAAAAGGCATGAGACAGAAGACCTTAATTGTTTCCAGTTTATTACATGATCCAGATTTATTATTTTGGGATGAACCACTAAATGGTTTGGATGCTAATAGTATTCAGATTATTAAAGAAATTCTTCGTCAATTGCGTGATGAAGGGAAAACTATTATTTATTCGTCGCATATTATGAGTACCGTTGAAAAACTAAGTGATCGTATCTTATTATTGCATGAAGGAAAAGTTGTAGCTGATGGTTCTTTTGATAGTTTGCGACAAGTAGCTGCAGGGAATTTAGAACAAGTTTTTAATCAATTAACGGGCTTTAATGATCATAAACAAGTGGCAGATGAATTTATGGCTGTATTGAAGGAGGAATAA
- a CDS encoding alpha-glucosidase: MSKQWWKEIVAYQVYPRSFYDSNGDGIGDLPGLIEKLDYLKELGIDLIWVCPIFDSPNDDNGYDIRDYKAILDEFGTMEDCDRLIEEVHKRDMKIIFDLVVNHTSDEHEWFIESRSSKDNPYRDYYIWHEGDEEGNRPNNWESIFSGSVWEYDEQTEEYYMHVFSKKQPDLNWENPAVRQDVYSLINWWLDKGIDGFRVDAISHIKKREGFPDMPNPLNKDVVPSYDGHMNQPGIDKFLTELAAETFNNYDIMTVGEANGVSIKDAEQWVGEESGYFDMIFQFEALGLWGERDGEVFDLRDYKQVLTKWQDGLDGIGWNALYIENHDLIRAVSAMGDDSTLRKTSAKALGMMYFFMQGTPFIYQGQEIGMTNVQFEELTDYDDIQSVNRARQMMEEGTPREEAMNYIYASSRDNVRTPMQWNAQPEAGFTTGTPWLGVNPNYADINVAESLKDPNSIYHFYREMIALRRDNEALIYGSYELVLPLHKQVYAYKRQGESETYLIVVNVFNDSAEVDLTQFDLKELVLTNYEVPNPLEQDIQLRPYEARLYRLA; this comes from the coding sequence GTGAGTAAGCAATGGTGGAAAGAGATTGTGGCGTACCAAGTGTATCCACGGAGTTTTTACGATTCAAATGGTGATGGAATAGGGGACTTACCTGGTCTGATTGAAAAGTTAGATTATTTAAAAGAGCTAGGCATTGATTTGATTTGGGTATGTCCAATTTTTGACTCGCCGAATGATGATAATGGCTATGATATTCGTGATTATAAGGCGATCTTGGACGAGTTTGGGACAATGGAAGATTGTGATCGTCTAATTGAAGAAGTGCATAAACGCGATATGAAGATTATTTTTGATTTAGTCGTGAATCATACAAGTGATGAGCATGAGTGGTTTATTGAGTCGCGCTCGAGTAAGGATAATCCGTACCGTGATTACTATATTTGGCATGAAGGCGATGAAGAGGGGAATCGTCCAAATAATTGGGAATCCATTTTTAGTGGATCAGTTTGGGAATATGATGAACAGACTGAAGAATATTATATGCATGTGTTCTCCAAGAAGCAACCGGACTTGAATTGGGAAAATCCAGCTGTCCGTCAAGATGTGTATAGTTTAATTAATTGGTGGTTGGATAAGGGAATTGATGGCTTCCGTGTTGATGCCATTAGTCATATTAAGAAGAGAGAAGGATTCCCTGATATGCCGAATCCTCTAAATAAAGATGTTGTTCCTAGTTATGATGGTCATATGAATCAACCAGGAATCGACAAGTTCTTAACCGAATTAGCTGCTGAAACATTTAATAATTATGATATTATGACCGTTGGAGAAGCCAATGGAGTAAGCATTAAAGATGCAGAGCAGTGGGTTGGCGAAGAGTCCGGTTATTTTGATATGATTTTCCAGTTCGAAGCACTAGGTTTGTGGGGCGAACGTGATGGGGAAGTCTTTGATTTACGTGATTATAAACAAGTCTTAACAAAATGGCAAGATGGTTTAGACGGAATTGGCTGGAATGCGCTCTATATTGAAAACCATGACTTAATTCGTGCTGTTTCTGCAATGGGAGACGATAGCACGTTGCGTAAAACAAGTGCAAAAGCATTAGGGATGATGTATTTCTTTATGCAAGGGACGCCGTTTATCTATCAAGGACAAGAAATTGGAATGACGAATGTTCAGTTTGAAGAATTGACTGATTATGATGATATTCAGTCGGTTAACCGGGCACGTCAAATGATGGAAGAAGGCACCCCGCGGGAAGAAGCGATGAATTATATTTATGCGAGTTCGCGTGATAATGTAAGAACACCGATGCAATGGAATGCGCAACCAGAAGCTGGGTTTACGACGGGAACGCCATGGTTAGGAGTTAATCCGAACTATGCAGATATTAATGTGGCTGAGTCCCTCAAGGATCCAAACTCTATCTATCATTTTTACAGAGAGATGATTGCACTACGTCGAGATAATGAAGCATTAATCTACGGATCATATGAATTAGTCTTACCATTACACAAGCAAGTCTATGCATATAAACGTCAGGGAGAATCAGAAACATACTTGATTGTTGTCAATGTATTTAATGATTCAGCAGAAGTCGATTTGACACAATTTGACCTGAAAGAATTAGTCTTGACAAACTATGAGGTGCCAAATCCATTAGAACAAGACATCCAATTACGTCCTTATGAAGCACGTCTGTATCGGTTGGCTTAA